In one Diprion similis isolate iyDipSimi1 chromosome 6, iyDipSimi1.1, whole genome shotgun sequence genomic region, the following are encoded:
- the LOC124406598 gene encoding dipeptidyl peptidase 4 isoform X4 codes for MRGLEFADPIFAWQRETIPLTPQPETDAHPYLLLAQWTPRGHGLVMIQDYDIYYRPSPFSNTGYRVTNSAIPGILSNGLPDWLYEEEILRSAEAIWMSKDGHLMLYASFNDSLVQEMKIPWFGEGTKTLYPDIRSLRYPKPGTPNPSIQLIVADLADLKNIRSRTLRPPPAIEHVEHYFTTASWVSLTEVCVTWLTRAQNLSIITVCKSPMWHCQEIQRIVGEGRGWVDTPPESPVFSMDGSSYVTIIPVRDGPSGYYKHIVLANVLKKRVVPLTHGRYEVIRILAWDQVNNTIYFIGIPQAHPGQRHLYRVNSQLPHLGSSLHSPVCITCTPVMNPEAQYNSDRPSKHAGTDNNNNNNNGYRTWPDSSDWAEYELTESSSAVQPPLEKQERRGSKKKTTTKNLETCQYHNAVFSPGLDYFVLECLGPSIPTVALYKTTLPDPRFIGLLQNNTELRERVDKIALPQVKTFPVQISGGYNAQVRLHLPPGLREEEITRYPMVVQVYGAPGSQLVTDKFKIDWNTYLASSKGAIVAQIDGRGSGGQGYQLLHEVYYRLGSVEVADQLEVTEYLRDSLHFVDKRRVAVWGWSYGGFVAALALAQSDQDVFQCGISVAPVVSWKLYDSAYAERYMGSPNVTSNYKGYEESDVFKKVEHLRNKMYYLVHGTADDNVQFQQSMALAGHLAKKGILFRQQVYPDESHGLAGVKRHLYLSMAQFLEDCFHKQVPVDTKAGLGSGGGYGI; via the exons AGAAACAATACCACTGACTCCTCAACCGGAAACAGACGCTCATCCATATCTGCTGCTGGCTCAATGGACGCCGAGGGGTCACGGACTGGTCATGATTCAAGATTACGATATATACTATCGGCCTAGTCCATTCAGTAACACGGGCTACCGTGTCACCAATTCCGCGATACCGGGAATATTGTCAAACGGATTACCGGACTGGTTGTACGAAG AAGAGATTTTACGCAGCGCAGAAGCGATATGGATGTCCAAAGACGGACACCTGATGTTGTACGCGTCGTTTAACGATTCGCTGGTCCAAGAAATGAAGATCCCGTGGTTCGGAGAAGGGACGAAAACCTTGTACCCTGACATCCGGTCGCTTCGTTACCCGAAG CCAGGAACTCCGAACCCGTCGATACAATTGATAGTTGCTGATTTGGCCGACCTGAAAAACATTCGATCAAGAACATTGCGGCCCCCACCTGCCATTGAGCATGT GGAACACTACTTCACCACAGCATCTTGGGTCTCATTGACAGAAGTCTGCGTGACGTGGCTAACGCGGGCTCAAAATCTGTCCATCATCACCGTCTGCAAAAGTCCCATGTGGCATTGTCAG GAAATTCAGCGCATCGTCGGAGAAGGTCGAGGATGGGTTGACACCCCGCCGGAATCGCCAGTTTTTTCGATGGACGGAAGTAGCTACGTCACCATAATACCCGTCCGCGATGGCCCCTCCGGATACTACAAACACATCGTTTTGGCAAATGTATTAAAGAAGCGAGTTGTCCCGTTAACTCATGGGCGATACGAAGTGATCCGTATTCTGGCGTGGGATCAGGTCAACAATACGAT ATACTTCATAGGAATACCTCAAGCACATCCTGGACAAAGACATTTGTACCGTGTCAATTCTCAGCTACCTCATCTCGGTTCCTCTCTTCATTCTCCCGTTTGCATCACTTGTACACCTGTGATGAATCCCGAAGCTCAATACAATTCGGACCGACCAAGCAAGCACGCTGGTactgacaataataataacaataataatggttATCGTACCTGGCCGGACAGCAGCGATTGGGCGGAATATGAGCTGACCGAGTCTTCAAGCGCGGTTCAACCTCCCTTGGAAAAGCAGGAACGTCGAGGcagcaagaaaaaaactacCACGA aaaatttggaGACTTGCCAATACCATAACGCTGTCTTTTCCCCTGGATTGGATTATTTCGTATTGGAATGCCTCGGACCGAGCATACCGACGGTCGCTCTTTACAAAACCACCTTGCCAGATCCGCGCTTTATTGGTCTGTTGCAGAACAACACCGAGCTTCGG GAAAGAGTAGACAAAATTGCTCTTCCTCAAGTAAAGACCTTCCCCGTACAAATAAGTGGCGGCTATAACGCCCAGGTACGTCTTCATTTGCCGCCGGGTTTACGGGAGGAAGAAATCACTCGCTACCCGATGGTCGTCCAAGT GTACGGGGCGCCGGGTTCGCAGCTGGTGAcagataaatttaaaattgattgGAACACCTACTTGGCCAGCAGCAAGGGGGCAATTGTGGCACAAATTGATGGCCGAGGAAGCGGAGGCCAGGGCTATCAATTACTTCACGAAGTGTACTACAGATTGGGATCTGTCGAAGTGGCGGACCAGCTAGAAGTGACGGa GTACTTGAGGGATTCGTTACATTTTGTGGATAAGAGACGAGTCGCTGTTTGGGGATGGAGTTACGGGGGATTTGTCGCCGCCTTAGCATTGGCCCAATCTGATCAAGACGTTTTCCAATGCGGGATCAGCGTCGCtccggttgtttcgtggaaacTTTACG ATTCAGCCTACGCCGAGAGGTACATGGGCTCGCCGAACGTAACTTCAAACTACAAGGGATACGAGGAGTCCGACGTTTTTAAAAAGGTCGAACACTTGCGGAACAAAATGTACTACTTGGTTCACGGAACCGCCGACGACAACGTGCAGTTTCAACAAAGCATGGCTCTCGCTGGCCATCTAGCCAAAAAAGGGATTCTATTCCGTCAGCAA GTTTATCCCGACGAGAGTCACGGCTTGGCTGGCGTGAAGAGACATCTTTATCTATCAATGGCTCAGTTTTTAGAAGATTGTTTCCACAAGCAAGTACCCGTCGACACAAAGGCCGGATTGGGGAGCGGTGGAGGATACGGAATATAA